Within the Medicago truncatula cultivar Jemalong A17 chromosome 4, MtrunA17r5.0-ANR, whole genome shotgun sequence genome, the region ACATGTGTAGGTCCCATTCGTTCGATCCCGATTCTCCGATTCATGTGgcttaaaatcaaataaaaaaaccaaataaaacaaaaattacacaGTACTTAAAATCGACGGTTAGATTCATTTCAACCCCGTGGGACCACTTTTCACTAACATCCAACCGTTGATTTCCGCAGTAACACACTTCtcacttttcattttctttaagcattctcttcttttctttcttcattcACTTTACATAGTTCATTCTCAACTCTGCAAGTTTCACAATTTCGATTTGTTCGAAGGTAAattggatttttcttttcaatttcttgAATAAGTTTCTTTGTTGAGttcatttttgttgaattttttgtaTAACTTCGATTTTCTGCTAGCATAGCATAGGTTTATTAATATCTGCTGAATTCAAtcacaatgaaaattttgatttgaatttccataaaacacaattaactaatgcgaatttgatgatttagtAGTGATTTATGTGTGTTAGGTAAGATTAAGAACAtgattatgcttttttttttttgcatgtatATGTTAGGTAGTTGTGATCTGGTTTTGATTGTTTCTATCTGCATCTGcatgtgatgtttttttaatggaaGCTAATTCATTGTCTTGAAAATTCAGGTTATGAATGATTTGACTGTTTTGTGAGGTCATAAAATTGGTCTGTGTTGTTGTGGTGGAGGGAAAAAAAAGAGAGTGATGATGCCGGATGAGATTGCTGCTCGCGCATATCGCGATGGTGAAAGAGTGGATGCTGCAATGCATGGTTATAGTTATCTATCACCATGGATGGCTCATTGGAAGCACACAAGTTACAAGtcaaacacacaaaagactGTTTGCAACAATGGTTTGAGTGTTGGTTGTGAGGTtaatgaattgaaagaagaaagtgATGTTGAGAAGCGTGATTTACTTGGTGGGTCGGACGTTGGATCAGATAGTTCTATGCATGTTGATGATGAGGAGATGAAAGCAAGCTTTGATTCCAAGTCGTTTCTTATATCACGTCTTTCTCAAAACAAAGATGGAAGACCGCCTTTgcaaagagaagagaagaatgtTTTGCGTCAGGGAGATGGAAAATATGGAAAAGAATCAAGCTTTGGAGGTGATAATGTTTTCATCAACAGAGGTGGGGATCACTTGTTGCCATTAACATCTTCACAAGCTGCTCCTAAAACAGAAACTTCGATAAAAGAGTGTCGTTTATTGTCTCAAGGAGTGCCGGTGAAATCCTTGGCTGCTGCTGACCTGAAGAAATTGGCTCTTTCAACGTCGTTGCGGAACAACTTGGTAAACTCAGCTTCGGACATAGTGCCTACAAATGGACGTGACAAAGGAAAATCTGTGATGCCTCAACTCACAGGTGGGTCGAGCTACAATTCAGCATCCCAAGAGCATTACACAAGCACTAAATATCACAGTTATTCTTCTCTCCGTGTCCCTGAGAAGCAGATGAGTAGCTTGTTAGACTCTCAAAGACCGTCCCGTTCAAAATTGTTGCAAGGCAGTTTTCCTCGTTTCCTGCATAATCCAATAGCTGGTAATGATGACGATGGACTATATGCTGTTCGTAGTCAGCACCACaagattcaaaatttaattgCTAATCCAGACATTACAAACCAGACTTCACTCTTGGAGTCAACTAAACCACATTACGGTGTAAGCTCTTCGGCGCGAGGACCACGTTCTTCTTATGGTGTGAAGGGTGCAAAAATTTACGCCAGTATAGATTCAGTAGAAGAATTATCACGAGGTCATCCCAATATTTCCCAGACAACACATCAGTTCTTTATAGAATCAATGGCACCTACCAAAATTAAAGGAAATAATTTCAATGAGATTCTTGATTTATCTCCGACTCCACCCGCTAGTGACCGTACTGTGGAATGTCCGAAGCTGGAAACTCTTGGGAGCTCCAGAAAGAGTGAAGAAAACGAAAATATCCATGATTTGAAATGTCCGACAAGCCCGGCGAATGAGTCATCTCCTGAACCCGACACTATGGACATTGATACTTTACATGAGAATAATCTTGCAGGTATATATGCACACAGTGAAAGGACATACCATATAATGATATCCTTAAAGCTCTTAATTATAGAAACTTCTTAAATATACTTAGTTTGATTAATACTTGCATAATGTTTAATATATTCCATAATTTCAGTTAAGTTTAATCGTAGTTTATTGTTTGGAAAATGACATGGTCTGCAAGTTTGatgatgttaattttgttttttggaacTGATGGTGCTCCTTCCTGCCTGTTGCAGGTGAAGTTCCATTGCTATCTAATAAGGTAATTTTGCTCATGTTTGGTCTTGTTGATGCCATGCATTTAATTTTCCACCCTCACCATTGCTTAAGCATTCATATGATTTTCATTATTATCTGGTTCTCGACACTTTATATATCATAATCTGGTTTTTGGGAAAAGTAAGAATTTCATTAACTTGTACATTCTTGTTAATTATGATGAGTGTTGTATGACACTACAGATTGTAGCTAATTTTAATGAAACCGTTTCCTCATACCAACCCTTTCGttatcacacacacacacagacacAATTAGTACTCTAATTTGATAACTTGATCATCGCAAGAGTTTTTCTACCACTATCATATCACCCCATATTAAATCCAATACTATTCTAAACTTTGAGCGGTAAACATGCATGGATGATCACAATTTAAATTTTGCAGTGCTCCAAGGATAGTCAAAACTCGTTCTCAACTCAAGGTGCAACAATTTCAGCTAGAGGAAAAAACCTGGAGAAGTCAGTGAATACAACACTACCAGATATAAATAAAAGGCCTCATGAGCTTCTCACTCTGGCAAGTCCCATGGTTGACAGGGAGACTAGTACATCAAGAACTCATAGCCTTGATGTTGAACAACTTTTTTCTTACGCAAACGGACATGCAAGGTCAAAATCTGGCAGTAGCTCTTTGGGATCAGATCCAAGTAGCAGATGGGTTAAACGACTCAAGTTATGCACACTGGACTCTGGTCATGGTACCAAGAGTGAAAATATTGGAGAACCTTCACatgcaaaatcaacaaatattttcAGCAAAATTATGAAAGAGAGCAAATCCAGTATGGAAGCCGAAACAGTATATCATGCTGAAGGAATAACTGTTCCAGATCTACCCCCAAAAGTATTATCAAACGACGAGTCCTCTTTTACTGAAGCGAAGGAAACTGTAGATATTACACTTTCACATCCTTGGATTCAGAGATGGAGTCATAATCGGGCTGCATGTCCCAAAAAGATGCATGAATCAGCTGAGAATCATGAACCAAAGTCTTCGAACAGTGTGAAAGAACAGTTCAAAAACAAGCAGTTTCCAAGCATTGCTGCCATGGCCCTGATGGGAAAGGCAATGAATTGTTTGAATCCATCTGAGCTTACGAAAAAGGGTCCTGTGATGGTTTGGAATACGAAGAGACTTTGAAGTTTTTGGCCATTGGTGATATAAAGTTTATGGTGGGGATTCATGGGATTAATTTGTGAGGAATCTATATGGCTGCATACTTTGTATGGGAAGTTACTTGGTGAATTGAGTACTGCCTGGGCCATATCCCACACCCTTGAATTTGTTGCTTAGCTTGCTCACCACTTCATCTCCTCAAATTTGGATCGATCAAAACCAAATGAGTAGAGCAGCATTTAAATAAAGATATTATGTATGTGAACTTGCCTGCTTTTTTTGCATATAGCATGTATATATActtatgaaataaattgtcTTAATCCTAGATGGAAGAAAATTTCTGAagagggatggaatcattgaaCCTTGTATGGTGCTGCTCGAGTCATATTGCCAAGCTAAGCATATATTAACAGAGTTAATCGTAAGGTTTGATAGGAGTTTCATGCAAGGTTATGATCCTTTTGGGGTAGATTTTTCTATCATGAACAATAGCATATGAAGTTCAGCAACTTTCAAGATCAAAGCATTTTCTATATTTATTAGGACTTGGATGCTCACCTACAATACAGTGGTGCAGCAAAATGTTGTGTGTAAAAAAGTGTCACCGAATGTGTCCTAGTTATAAACATGTTGATTTGTAAagtttatttgtttgatttggttaaatatgatttttaattgCAACTACTCGTTTTTGTGATCGTTCCACTTATACTATACCTTTTTCTCCATTTCTCAGTCCCCACAGTGCCTACAACAACGATTTGTTGCTCGTTTTGAATTCGAAACACAAAAGTGAATGCAACAGATACATAGTCAGAACCAAAAGTTATATATAGAAGTGTTTGTACCAAAACCAAACCATTTTTGTGGAGAAAAAATAGTTATTATGGACTGTTGTACAATTATATTAGCTACTTATTATTAATGAGTTTAGTTTTTGTGGTGAGTATTGAAAGAAGTCATTAGACTAAAAAAGATTATGAGTCAACTTATGAAACCACACTTTAGATCTTAAAAACATGGTCTGTAGTTTGTTTACTAAAGAAGTATCATAGACCATCTCCAATGCATATTCTTACTAAAGTTTATCTGCTCTTCAAATCAGTTAACTGGAGGTAATCCAACTCTTCTCCATACTTTGGTTAATATAATCTCATTGAATTTTCTGGTTTCTCTCTACTGGTATTAATAAAACTTAGCTAAATTAATAGACTTTTTTCAAGTTACATTACATTATCTGTATGCCAAAAACTTGTTTCCTAGTTTATTAGGAGcatctaaatttttatttatgctttattttccattttatataatatgatatggCTTACTCATTAAATCTTAAGCTTCAAAAGTATCAATAAAGGTTAAATAGGCGTAAACGAAATAGCTTAAACCAATTGCAAAATACTCCAAAAGCACTGAAAACAACCTGGCAGTTCACAAACAGCCTTCGATCATTTTATTTATGTGCATCTTGATTTTACATTAACGCTTTATTTATTCGTTCTATTTTTACATGTAGTGGGAGGGACCCTTCTACTATGTGCACGTAcgcacaaacacacacatatataaacaaaaagggGGTCTGGTTTCTCTATTGTACATGGTATTGCAACTGCTACCCTTCTGTTCTCAAAGTGATCTTTGGAATGCTTGAGAAGCAAACCCTGCTAGCCACTTATATAACAGTGCCGTCCTCTATTGTCGCTTTCTCCATTACAATTGTGATTCCTGATCGGATGTAAAATCCATCTTCTGGTCTATCTGCTTCTTGAACACCCTACATACAAAGCATTTGAATGGTAATATATCAGATAGATGATACTTATGTTTGATGCTTCGTTCATGATGATCTTACGCAAGAAAACCACTAACTAACAAAatggactgaaatgtaaaagaAATATAAGGTAAAGGGGAGCCATGCTCACATCTTTGTTCATGATGATGACATCTTTCCCAATCCTGGCATTCTTGTCGATTATACATTTCCTTCAACAGAGACAACAAGTAACAAACATCAAATGAACAATATTCTACAGGTTATGGTATGCTAATTCTGTCATGATCATGACAGAGAGACAATATTCAATATTCTGCAGCAAGATTACCTGACTTTGCTGTTACTTCCAATCCCAATAGGAACTTTTCCCTCTGCCAGCTCAGAAGCAATTTCGGATTCGGTTTGGTAATAATCTGCTCCCATCATTACAGTGTCCTGTAAAAGTTTGTTTTAAATGTTAGGAATATTATATTACATATAGTGTTCTAGCCAAGCCTTAgggttttataaaaaaaaaaattcagcaaaTGCAATTTGAGCTATGACGTCAAGGTTTTTGATGTCTCAATGATCACTGCTATTGAGTTCACATTAGCTGCAATAGATCTCGATTCTCCACAATGTCAATAATTGCGATGCTACTGCAGTTTGTAACCTTGGTTCTATAGCGTTCTCGGCCAAGAAATTATGGTAGTTTACCTGGAGCTCAACACCGTAATCCAAACGTGAACGTTCACCCACAATGGAGTGTTGTACACTACATTCTCTCAAGAAACAACCATGTGAGATTATTGCATCCACAATCTACAAAAGAGCAACTCAAACATGGTAAGCAAGACGTCTAATGAAAACGAAGATGTAAGTTAAAACTTTGAAGACAGATGATCATAGTTATACCCTGCATTTATCAATCTTTGTTGGTGGTAAGAATCCTGGAGATGTGAAAATGGGTGTCTTGGGATCATAAAATTTGAACATTGGACTCTGCAAGAGTATATAACAAACAATGTTAGCTTCATTTCATGATAGGaagagaattaaaataaaaaatttgtaattaGTCAATATCTTGATTCTTGAACCTACCTCTTCAGTAAGAGCCATATTAGCATCGTAAAATGATTTTATTGTTCCAATGTCTTCCCAATAGTCTCCGAAAAAAAATGCCTGAAAAAAAGGCAAAACAAACATTCAACTTGTATTGTTACCTCCACAAAGGAGTAATTATGAAAACACTTTAAAGGAGATAGTGTAATTTCCCTTACTTGGACATTGTATTCCTTAACAGATGCAGGAATGATTTCTGATCCAAAGTCATTGGATGTGGGATACCTCCATTTTAGAAGCTTGAGTAAAACATCAGTCTTGAATACATAAACTCCCATAGATGCAATATATGGTGACCTTAATGCATCTTGGTTTGACAATCCAAAAAGAGAGGTATCTGCTTGCTGCAGAGAAGCATCAGAAACACATGACTATAGAAgccaaaaaagataaatatattatGATCAAATTAGGCAAAATACATTATGCGGTCCTTTGAGTTATCTCAATGTACCATATTAACCCTCTAagtcttttttttgttgttatttttgtaacaGGTTAGTCCTTAAGTCTTAAAACGTTTGCGCCGTTACCCTTTCAAATACATTTCGTTAAAAAAAGCAGAAGTGTTCGTTATCTTCATTACGTGACAGAAACGGTGTATTTTGTTACTCCTACGCGAACATGTTCCCAAAAGGGAAGAGACTGAACTATTTTATTTGAACTTTCATAAATGTATTGGACTTACCATTGATTTAAGATCAGCTCCCTTAGGTTTTTCCGAAAATTGGATGATGCGACCTCCGCTATCTACCTTGACTAATCCGTAATCCGATGCACGACTGAAAAACAGGCAATGGAAATGAAACTTAGATAAAACTGAATTTGAAGTTATGTattttgatcaaacaaaaaaacaaatataaaaaaggaaatttattaaAGGTGACTGAACATAAAATACCTGTCACCAACAGCAGCACATGATACTGTAATATCTGCATTTCTATCAATGTGACTCTGTTTATATGATACAAGATAATCAGAAAACATTGAaaatgaaacaaagaaaaaaataatcaaacatatATGAAACAAATAATTGAATACCTGCACAAGGTCCATGTAATCCATTCTATATAGATGATCACCAGCCAAGATTATTACATTCTCAATGTTAGTGTTCTTGGCATCCTCAAATACCCATGTAAATTGCCTCACAGCATCTGCTGTTCCTTGAAACCAATTTTTCCCAGCTTCTCCTGGCGTTTGAGTAGCTGCCAAAACCTATTGTGTTTGATTTCACGGTAGAAAATATTAGAGTTGATGTTACTCCATCATGACATTATTGATTTCGTTTCAAAACGTTGGTCCGACTAGAAGTGATATAAAGTAGCTTTCACATTAGGTTGAGTATCACATCAAAATTGCACTAGTAGTAAAATAAAGTACAACTTTGTGAATATATTGTCATGCAATGAGCAACTAATTCCTTGATACATACCTCCACATATCCATCTCCAAAGTTGATGCCATTTCCAAAATAGGTGCGAGCAATGTGACGGTTTAAAGACGCAGAATTGAACTGTGTCAGTAcaaatattttgttgattccACTGTTGATGCAGTTGCTCATTGGAATGTCAATAAGCCTATAGCAGCCACCGACAGGTACCTGAAAAATGTAAACAGTATCATCACATAATGAAAAAACTCCAAAATTGATGCTTGTTTAGTCAACAAAGACAATGATTTACTCACAGCAGGTGTAGCAGCTCTTTTGGTAAGAGGAAAAAGTTGAACACCAGGACCTCCTCCCAATACAATGGAAGCAACATTTTTTGGGTCAGCTTTTCTTCTGATAAATGATGGAACCTGAAAGGTCTGAAGTTGGCACCACAATAAGAACAGAagaatcatttaaaaaaataataacataagaaatttagctaagttgttttatttttgaatcaGCAAAATATTATTCACGACTAATGAGTGCAAGGTGCACAAAAAACATACGCGGACAAAGTCTTGGGGTCATGTTGGTCAAGACCATAAaggtttaaataattttttaaattgctgCAACAGCAATTGCCGTCACAACATAAAAGATTTTGAAGCCTCGGCAACTACACCGAGACTGCAATTGCAGCCACATCAGCTATAGTTGTCTTAATTTTTCCATAGTACGAAGGATCACAGTTACACTACAACCGCAATAAAAAATGGTAGAAAATGGATCCCATGGTTTTAAACCGTGGTCCACAGCCAAAATTGTGTCCGCAGTATAAAGGATTTTGAGGTCTCTGCAGTAGCATCGCAACTGAAATTTTGACCATATTTTCCAAGATTTTTTGACAATACAAAAGTTCGCAATGTAATTGAAAACCATGACGGATCCCTCGACATGATTTAGCTTACCTTAGTCTCAGTGGCATCATTTGATGTAAGAACAGCAGACACAACACCAGGTTTGGCCTTCTTAACCCTCTCTTTGGTTCTCAAACTTATTCCAAACTGATTACCAATCCAGGGACTGTAATTCACACCCACTTTGATTCTCTCACCAAGAAAACCATTATCTTGATGAAAAATACTGTCTTTCCTCAAATTTGCTACATGGTTATTTGCCTTAAAGTTCACACAAGTAGACACCATTGTGATGGTGAATCGTGATGTATCAAGAGTTCAAGTCCTTGTTAAGAGCCAAACTCAATTGATGTTCAAACTGTAAGCAAACAAAGTGAAAGTACACattacataaaaacaaaatatattataaagcATGATCGAGTAGTTATAGAAATTTAAAGtaacactaaaataaaataatgttaatgaaGTAATGAATGGAAAGAAAAACTTACTTTGAGTAACTTCAGAATGAAGTAGGAAAATGAAAAGCAATACCAAGGAAGctgaagaaaataattaattaaacagcAATAAATATAACCTGACCAAATTAGAGTATGAAGTATGAActaaatgttatatatatatatatatgaaaaatgtgCTAACTTGATCAGAGTGAGATTTAGATTATTGGTAACTGAATGCTGAGAATTTGAGTGTGAAATGTGATCTAAGAGTGAGTTGAATGTTGTACTACTAACTAGGTGGTTTTATTGGCTTGTGAGCCAGAGCCTTCACGAGAGTGATGGGAAAAGGAAAAATCTTATGGTTTTGGTATATCAATTTCCAAAAACTATAGCCAAGACAAGAATATAAAATGATGTAATAATGTGGATTTGATACTATAGTCTATAATATCATTTCTCACGGTCCATGTTTCTAGGTTCCTCTTATACACGGAGAGTCCTTGAGGAACATACACCTGTAAACTTCAACTTCAGGCACTGGTACTGTTTGTTTTTctcaattgtattttttttaaatatttaaagaaaatatattggtAACGAATATCACGGAGCACTCTCTAAAATCTAAaccttttaaattaaaaaaaaaaattctttaaaaaagttaaacattttaatttctaatattttgtatgtacaaatttttataaaaacttacattttaagatttttaaaaagtgcTTGAGACACCCAttgatattgttgtttttcaatgATAATTCATACGCACGAGGTCGAATTTCATAACCACGTGCTTCAGGTCTTGAATCACTTATACCTATAGAttgattatttatatttgtaccaagaaaaattatttatatttatctaaCGACATAAGATTGTTTAAAACCCTTTTACAAATTGtgtgaaaataacttatgaacACTTCAGTAAATTGTTttcgactttttttttataagcactgaaaaaattatattagaatagtgtgattttattttgctttttattATAGAAGCTACTATATTAATAGACACTGAAAAATTAACATGTACCTTTCTTTTTAAAGATGTTAACATATACCTTCGTGAGTAAgtaaatgttaacttgtgtcttttgaggacacatgttaaaaaagttattataaaaatatacatattaaaAGTCGTGCATTTAACTTCTTAACTTgcttaacatatattttaaggACACAAgaagttagcatgacccttatgAATATTAGCATACCGTTAAAAGACAGAAACTTTCTATTGACAATTAATACATTCTATTTTTCCCTACAAgttaaaaggtttttttttaaaaaaaaaatacttattctTTATAAATTCTTTAACATGTCTTTAGAACACAAgttaaaataagtcaattttccttttctttttggtgTAAAATAGAGTCAATGAGGTTCAAAACTAAAACTTTAGGCATACTATTCAAACCCTTCACTACTATACAAATCCTAGTGGCTTAACATAACCATAATAGTTTATcataaactaattaattaataaagggttaaatattgaaattgatCCTGTAATATATGCGAAGTCTGAAAATTAActctgtaaaataaaaaaaaaacacattctaACTCTGTAATTTGAGATTCTTATTATTTTGGACCCTGTAATATAGTTGAAGTCCAAAAAAGCTACTTAAAGGTTTAATTTTTTCAGGCATATTTAAGACGTTAAAATATGACATGAcacaaaaattagaatttttcaactaaagacaaataaattattaatttttaatgagcaaaaactctaaaaacaaaataatgaaaactCCAACCtaaaaatcgaattttgagGTGATTGTTTGCATAGACATCTAtagaaatacataaaaaatgatttgcAAAATTTCTTAGTATTTCAAagatgtttcaattttttttcaatccaAAACGTGtgaaattgcaattttgttctGAGTAAGCGTATACTCACGGGTCAAATTCCGTTctctaattttgtaggcattgTTAGAACATCATAAGAACATTTACCAtgaaattttagagtttttaaaagacgtacaaattaattatgaattttttaagatTTCATAATTATTGGGATTAAATAAATTCGTACATAGTcgaaaaaatctattttttgtgtgtgtaaaGTCATGTTTTAACATcttgaaaaaaatcatgaaaaaattcaatctctacATCACTTTTTTGGACCACGCGTATATTatagtgtaaaaaataaaaagaatatcaAATTACAGGTTAGaacatctattttttattttacatgatcatttttcaaacattatgtattttagttaatttaaacaattaatccattaataaaatatttatctaACAATAGCTTGCCACTAATGGGACCACACCAATTTGGTCACAAGCATTACATGTATGAGTTAATATTATCAATAAgtatcaaaaaaagaaacatatataGTTATTAGCAAAATAATGCAAATTTCTACGGTTGTCATTGAACAAGGAAACTTGAATTTGACAAGCCACTTGACCTGTTGCAACTTTTGTTGATTATGACTAGCTTATCTTCATAGACATGATTACCGTTCAAGTTGATTGAGTTTGATTATGCGATTGTTTTCACAAGCTTGCCATTGGCATTTCCCTAACCAATCAAATGACCCAGTTGTATATGTTGCAATTTGCAAGTCATGCATGCGTTTGAACAGCACATTCATTTTCATAATCAGAAGAAAATTAGTTTTCCTAATAAAACATTGAttctaaatatatcaactttcaTTTCTAATCCttctaaaaaattcattttaacttATGTCCCTCTGATTTGTCTTTCatagattttagttttttttttacaaacgttcattttttttaagaagcaaatGTTTACGTTATATGTTTCAATCTCACATGTTATTAGTTAAGACTAGTATGGACGCCCGTGTTAAATACATGTTAAAATTTCGTTATATTTAAAGGAGAAAATACTTATTGTATCAAGTGTCATTTAAAGTCtaatattgaataaaaaatggaggttaaacaataaataaacgAATAAAACTCATAATTAAGTCTTTAATTTTTCGATGAAGATGTGATATCATTTTCATTTGGGTGGTTTCTCTTTTCACAATGTGTCAACTCAA harbors:
- the LOC11417143 gene encoding uncharacterized protein, whose protein sequence is MMPDEIAARAYRDGERVDAAMHGYSYLSPWMAHWKHTSYKSNTQKTVCNNGLSVGCEVNELKEESDVEKRDLLGGSDVGSDSSMHVDDEEMKASFDSKSFLISRLSQNKDGRPPLQREEKNVLRQGDGKYGKESSFGGDNVFINRGGDHLLPLTSSQAAPKTETSIKECRLLSQGVPVKSLAAADLKKLALSTSLRNNLVNSASDIVPTNGRDKGKSVMPQLTGGSSYNSASQEHYTSTKYHSYSSLRVPEKQMSSLLDSQRPSRSKLLQGSFPRFLHNPIAGNDDDGLYAVRSQHHKIQNLIANPDITNQTSLLESTKPHYGVSSSARGPRSSYGVKGAKIYASIDSVEELSRGHPNISQTTHQFFIESMAPTKIKGNNFNEILDLSPTPPASDRTVECPKLETLGSSRKSEENENIHDLKCPTSPANESSPEPDTMDIDTLHENNLAGEVPLLSNKCSKDSQNSFSTQGATISARGKNLEKSVNTTLPDINKRPHELLTLASPMVDRETSTSRTHSLDVEQLFSYANGHARSKSGSSSLGSDPSSRWVKRLKLCTLDSGHGTKSENIGEPSHAKSTNIFSKIMKESKSSMEAETVYHAEGITVPDLPPKVLSNDESSFTEAKETVDITLSHPWIQRWSHNRAACPKKMHESAENHEPKSSNSVKEQFKNKQFPSIAAMALMGKAMNCLNPSELTKKGPVMVWNTKRL
- the LOC11417144 gene encoding glucose-1-phosphate adenylyltransferase large subunit 1; translated protein: MVSTCVNFKANNHVANLRKDSIFHQDNGFLGERIKVGVNYSPWIGNQFGISLRTKERVKKAKPGVVSAVLTSNDATETKTFQVPSFIRRKADPKNVASIVLGGGPGVQLFPLTKRAATPAVPVGGCYRLIDIPMSNCINSGINKIFVLTQFNSASLNRHIARTYFGNGINFGDGYVEVLAATQTPGEAGKNWFQGTADAVRQFTWVFEDAKNTNIENVIILAGDHLYRMDYMDLVQSHIDRNADITVSCAAVGDSRASDYGLVKVDSGGRIIQFSEKPKGADLKSMQADTSLFGLSNQDALRSPYIASMGVYVFKTDVLLKLLKWRYPTSNDFGSEIIPASVKEYNVQAFFFGDYWEDIGTIKSFYDANMALTEESPMFKFYDPKTPIFTSPGFLPPTKIDKCRIVDAIISHGCFLRECSVQHSIVGERSRLDYGVELQDTVMMGADYYQTESEIASELAEGKVPIGIGSNSKVRKCIIDKNARIGKDVIIMNKDGVQEADRPEDGFYIRSGITIVMEKATIEDGTVI